A stretch of the Desulfobacteraceae bacterium genome encodes the following:
- a CDS encoding DMT family transporter: MLSSSRAWAPVAAIVLAVLLWSSSFIALKIAFRHYDPMVVIFGRMAIATLCFGFLVRRMGHIQLRRGDLKFIVFMCLCEPCLYFIFEAKALQNTTASQAGLITAILPLLVAVAAGLFLKERISRRTIVGFLVAIAGACWLSLEGDATAEAPNPALGNFFEFLAMVCATGYMVTMKYLAERLSALFITGMQAAVGGLFYLPLLFLPGTRLPTSFEPLSAFAVVYLGVFITLGAYGLYNFGASRIPASQASAFVNLIPVFSIFLGWLVLGETFTPPQIAASALVFIGIVISRDRPGTRRLAAAAG; encoded by the coding sequence GTGCTTTCTTCATCACGCGCCTGGGCGCCGGTGGCGGCCATCGTGCTGGCCGTGCTGCTGTGGTCCAGTTCGTTTATCGCCCTTAAAATCGCCTTCCGGCACTATGACCCGATGGTGGTCATCTTCGGCCGCATGGCCATCGCCACCCTCTGCTTCGGGTTTCTGGTGCGGCGCATGGGCCACATCCAGCTGCGCCGGGGCGATTTGAAGTTCATCGTCTTCATGTGCCTCTGCGAACCGTGCCTCTACTTCATTTTCGAGGCCAAAGCGCTGCAGAACACAACGGCCTCCCAGGCCGGGCTGATCACGGCCATTTTGCCCCTGCTGGTGGCCGTCGCCGCGGGCCTTTTTCTGAAGGAGAGGATCAGCCGGCGTACGATTGTCGGGTTCCTCGTGGCGATTGCAGGCGCCTGCTGGTTGAGCCTCGAGGGCGACGCCACGGCCGAGGCGCCCAACCCGGCCCTGGGGAATTTTTTCGAATTTCTCGCCATGGTCTGCGCCACCGGCTACATGGTGACCATGAAGTATCTGGCGGAGCGGCTTTCGGCGCTCTTCATCACCGGCATGCAGGCGGCGGTGGGCGGCTTGTTCTACCTGCCGCTGCTCTTTCTGCCGGGCACCCGGCTGCCCACCAGCTTCGAGCCCCTGTCGGCCTTCGCCGTGGTCTACCTCGGGGTTTTCATCACCCTGGGGGCCTACGGGCTCTACAACTTCGGCGCCAGCCGGATTCCCGCCAGCCAGGCGTCGGCCTTCGTCAACCTGATCCCGGTCTTCTCGATCTTTCTCGGCTGGCTAGTGCTGGGGGAAACCTTCACCCCGCCCCAGATCGCCGCCTCGGCCCTGGTCTTCATCGGGATCGTGATCAGCCGCGATCGCCCGGGAACCCGCCGACTGGCCGCCGCCGCCGGATAG
- a CDS encoding mechanosensitive ion channel, whose amino-acid sequence MDKAYALLTFYGLKVIAAIVILIIGRWAAKAIEKLVVRVMSGRKVDPTITNFTGNLTYIALLAFVVLAALGQLGIQTTSFIAILGAAGLAIGLALQGSLANFAAGFLLIIFHPFKVGDVIEGAGVVGVVEKIQIFTTQLLTPDNRTIIIPNAKLTADNIVNWSVKGTRRVDLEVGIGYGDDIDKARDILTAIVDEDNRILKDPAPTIAVSALGDSSVNFVVRPWVMAADYWGVYFDLTEKIKKRFDAEGISIPFPQRDVHIYQHGEAPAV is encoded by the coding sequence ATGGACAAAGCATATGCACTGCTGACGTTTTACGGCCTCAAGGTGATCGCCGCGATCGTCATTCTGATTATCGGGCGCTGGGCGGCCAAAGCCATCGAAAAACTGGTCGTGCGGGTGATGAGCGGGCGCAAGGTGGACCCCACCATCACCAACTTTACCGGCAACCTGACCTACATCGCGCTGCTCGCCTTTGTGGTGTTGGCGGCCCTCGGGCAGTTGGGGATTCAAACCACCTCCTTCATCGCGATCCTCGGCGCTGCCGGTCTGGCCATCGGTCTTGCCCTGCAGGGGTCGCTTGCCAATTTCGCGGCCGGTTTTCTGCTGATCATTTTTCACCCCTTCAAAGTCGGGGACGTCATCGAGGGCGCGGGCGTCGTCGGGGTCGTCGAGAAGATCCAGATCTTCACCACCCAGCTGTTGACCCCCGACAATAGAACCATCATCATCCCCAACGCCAAGCTGACCGCCGACAACATCGTCAACTGGTCGGTCAAGGGCACCCGCCGGGTGGACCTGGAGGTGGGTATCGGTTACGGCGACGACATCGACAAAGCGCGCGATATCCTGACCGCGATCGTGGACGAGGACAATCGGATTCTGAAGGACCCGGCGCCCACCATCGCGGTTTCGGCGCTGGGCGATTCCAGCGTCAACTTCGTGGTGCGCCCCTGGGTTATGGCTGCCGATTACTGGGGGGTGTATTTCGACCTCACCGAAAAGATCAAGAAGCGCTTTGACGCCGAGGGGATCTCGATTCCCTTTCCCCAGCGCGATGTCCACATCTACCAGCACGGCGAGGCGCCGGCCGTCTAA
- a CDS encoding phosphoenolpyruvate carboxykinase (ATP) yields the protein MELKEALDQVVVGHARVARNLDREAAIQAAVDCREALVAASGCLATWTPVESTGRAPQDTVIVRRPESEANIDWDSPNNLPLDPETFGMLWQDALEVLGRKERIFVTDRVVGAAANYALPVQTVSDHALTSLFTLNMFRPAPPDLQASCFAQRGFTLLVLPYDKIDTRRYHGRLRRLPDGKTSNLVIAMDFDRRLGLVYGSAYGGSVKKLIFTVMNYYLPFEDILPIHCSANENERGELALFLGLSGTGKTTLSADASRALLGDDEHGWSENGIANFENGCYAKLIDLNPEKEPEIYRAVFHQDDYRRHGAIVENAMMYPDGSFDLCDDRLTPNSRASYPLTFLANIKADSTGAHPRTILFLTADANGVLPPISRLNREQAMLWFLMGYTSKLAGTETGVVDPVSTFSRFFGQPFMPCLPRMYAELLGRKLDTHKTQVYLVNTGWSGGPYGVGKRMDITLTRAMVNACLDGKLSNVAFKPEGLFHLDIPVTCPGVPDEILVPENTWTDKGAYGERARKLAREFSERFDKAYGDKNIDAAVRAQCPGK from the coding sequence CGGCGGTCGACTGCCGGGAGGCCCTGGTGGCCGCCAGCGGTTGCCTGGCCACCTGGACGCCGGTGGAGTCCACCGGGCGCGCGCCCCAGGACACGGTGATCGTGCGGCGCCCCGAATCCGAGGCCAACATCGATTGGGATTCGCCCAACAACCTGCCCCTGGACCCCGAAACCTTCGGTATGCTCTGGCAGGACGCCCTGGAGGTCCTTGGCCGCAAGGAGCGGATTTTCGTGACCGACCGGGTGGTGGGCGCCGCCGCCAACTATGCGCTTCCCGTCCAGACGGTTTCCGATCACGCCCTGACGAGCCTCTTCACCCTCAACATGTTTCGGCCGGCACCGCCCGACCTGCAGGCCAGCTGTTTTGCCCAGCGGGGTTTCACCCTGCTGGTGCTGCCCTACGACAAGATCGACACGCGCCGCTACCACGGGCGCCTGCGCCGGCTGCCGGACGGCAAGACCTCGAATCTGGTCATCGCCATGGATTTTGATCGGCGCCTGGGCCTGGTTTACGGCTCGGCCTACGGCGGCAGCGTCAAAAAACTGATCTTCACCGTGATGAACTACTATCTGCCCTTCGAGGACATTCTGCCGATCCATTGCAGCGCCAACGAAAACGAGCGCGGCGAACTGGCGCTTTTCCTGGGGCTGTCCGGCACCGGCAAGACCACCCTCTCGGCCGACGCCAGCCGCGCCCTGCTGGGCGACGATGAGCACGGCTGGAGTGAAAACGGCATCGCCAACTTCGAAAACGGCTGTTATGCCAAGCTGATCGATCTCAACCCCGAAAAGGAGCCCGAGATCTACCGGGCCGTGTTTCACCAGGACGACTACCGCCGGCACGGGGCGATCGTCGAAAATGCGATGATGTACCCCGACGGCAGCTTCGACCTTTGCGACGACCGCCTGACGCCCAACAGTCGCGCCTCATATCCCCTGACGTTTCTCGCCAACATCAAGGCCGACTCCACCGGCGCGCACCCGCGCACCATCCTCTTTCTGACCGCCGATGCCAACGGCGTGCTGCCGCCGATTTCGCGGCTCAACCGCGAACAGGCGATGCTCTGGTTTCTGATGGGCTACACCAGCAAGCTGGCCGGCACCGAAACCGGCGTCGTCGACCCGGTGTCGACCTTCTCGCGCTTTTTCGGTCAGCCCTTCATGCCCTGTCTGCCGCGCATGTATGCCGAGCTGCTGGGTCGCAAGCTGGACACCCACAAAACCCAGGTCTACCTGGTCAACACCGGCTGGAGCGGGGGGCCGTACGGGGTCGGAAAACGGATGGACATCACGTTGACCCGGGCGATGGTCAACGCCTGCCTGGACGGCAAGCTGAGCAACGTGGCGTTCAAGCCCGAGGGACTCTTCCACCTGGACATTCCGGTGACCTGCCCGGGCGTGCCCGACGAGATCCTGGTTCCCGAGAACACCTGGACCGATAAAGGCGCCTATGGGGAGCGGGCCCGCAAACTGGCCCGGGAGTTCAGCGAGCGCTTCGACAAGGCCTACGGGGACAAAAATATCGACGCCGCCGTGCGGGCCCAGTGCCCGGGAAAATAG
- a CDS encoding AmpG family muropeptide MFS transporter translates to MSADSFKSTLRVFFSGRMVVAFMMGLASGLPLLLTISVLQAWMKEEGVDLAVIGLMALVGLPYTLKFLWAPVLDRFSLPRLGRRRGWLLVFQAALIVAIAGLGLTDPRQNPAGVALVAFLVTFFSASQDIVIDAYRREDLPDRELGLGSSLYINGYRLGMLLASGGGLILAEFIPFSLVYAIMAACLLPGVLTTVLAPEPQAAAGTPRSLREAVVAPLVEYFRRPEAVWILAFILLYKIGDTMASAMSVPFYLEIGFAKAEIGAVVKLFGFWATVAGSLVGGVLMLRLGIHRSLWLFGVLQALSTACFALLARIGYSLPALSGVIAFENLSGGMGTAAYAAFMASITNKRFTATQYALLTSLMGIPRVLAAAPTGFLAQRIGWELFFIFCTLAALPGLLLLRRFAAWENP, encoded by the coding sequence GTGAGCGCCGACAGCTTTAAAAGCACCCTCAGGGTTTTTTTCAGCGGCCGCATGGTGGTGGCGTTCATGATGGGGCTGGCCTCTGGCCTGCCGCTATTGCTGACCATTTCGGTGCTGCAGGCCTGGATGAAGGAGGAGGGGGTCGATCTGGCCGTCATCGGATTGATGGCCCTGGTGGGCCTGCCCTACACCCTCAAGTTCCTGTGGGCGCCGGTCTTGGACCGCTTCAGCCTGCCGCGACTGGGGCGGCGGCGGGGCTGGCTGCTGGTTTTCCAAGCGGCGCTGATCGTCGCCATCGCCGGCCTCGGGCTGACGGACCCCCGCCAAAACCCGGCCGGGGTGGCCCTGGTGGCCTTTCTGGTGACCTTTTTCAGCGCCTCCCAGGACATCGTCATCGACGCCTACCGGCGGGAGGACCTGCCCGACCGGGAGTTGGGGCTGGGGTCCTCGCTTTACATCAACGGCTACCGGTTGGGGATGCTGCTGGCCTCCGGCGGCGGGTTGATCCTGGCCGAGTTTATCCCCTTCTCGCTGGTCTATGCCATCATGGCGGCCTGCCTCCTGCCGGGGGTGCTCACCACCGTGCTGGCGCCGGAGCCCCAGGCGGCGGCCGGTACGCCCCGGAGTCTGCGGGAAGCGGTGGTGGCCCCCTTGGTGGAGTATTTCAGGCGGCCGGAGGCCGTCTGGATCCTGGCGTTTATCCTGCTCTACAAAATCGGGGACACCATGGCCAGCGCCATGTCCGTCCCTTTTTACCTGGAGATCGGGTTTGCCAAGGCCGAGATCGGGGCCGTGGTCAAACTCTTCGGTTTTTGGGCCACCGTCGCCGGCTCCCTGGTCGGCGGGGTGCTCATGCTGCGCCTGGGCATTCACCGCAGCCTGTGGCTCTTCGGGGTTCTGCAGGCGCTCTCCACGGCCTGTTTCGCCCTGCTGGCGCGGATCGGCTACAGCCTGCCGGCCCTCTCGGGGGTCATCGCCTTTGAAAACCTCAGCGGCGGCATGGGCACCGCCGCTTACGCGGCCTTTATGGCCAGCATCACCAACAAACGCTTCACCGCCACCCAGTATGCCCTGTTGACCAGCCTGATGGGCATTCCGCGGGTCTTGGCCGCAGCCCCCACCGGGTTTCTGGCGCAGCGGATCGGCTGGGAGCTGTTTTTCATTTTCTGTACCCTGGCGGCGCTGCCGGGGCTGCTGTTGTTGCGGCGGTTTGCCGCCTGGGAAAACCCCTGA